The following coding sequences lie in one Saccopteryx bilineata isolate mSacBil1 chromosome 5, mSacBil1_pri_phased_curated, whole genome shotgun sequence genomic window:
- the ETNPPL gene encoding ethanolamine-phosphate phospho-lyase isoform X1 — MCELYCKQDTLSLRRKHIGPSCKVFFAADPIKIVRAQRQYMFDEKGEQYLDCINNVAHVGHCHPEVVKAALKQMEVLNTNSRFLHDNIVEYAKRLSATLPEKLSVCYFTNSGSEANDLALRLARQFRGHQDVITLDHAYHGHLSSLIEISPYKFRKGKDVRKEFVHVAPTPDTYRGKYREDHADPASAYADEVKKIIVEAHKNGRKIAAFIAESMQSCGGQIIPPAGYFQKVAEYVHEAGGVFIADEVQVGFGRVGKHFWSFQMHGEDFVPDIVTMGKPMGNGHPVACVVTTKEIAEAFSSSGMEYFNTYGGNPVSSAVALAVLDVIEREDLQGNATRVGSYLTELLNKQKAKHTLIGDIRGFGLFIGIDLVKDHQGRTPATAEAQHVIYKMKEKRVLLSADGPHRNVLKIKPPMCFTEEDAKFLVDQLDEILTALEEGIGAKTDSVMISENTPCRTKMPKEAHLELLGKGAPDQKENPSHKRNGLCMDKHSLLSKRLKT; from the exons ATGTGCGAACTGTACTGCAAGCAGGACACTCTGTCGCTGAGGAGGAAGCACATCGG GCCCTCGTGCAAAGTTTTCTTTGCTGCGGATCCCATCAAAATAGTGCGAGCCCAGCGGCAGTACATGTTTGACGAGAAAGGTGAACAGTACTTGGACTGCATCAACAACGTTGCCCATG TGGGACACTGTCACCCAGAAGTGGTCAAAGCTGCCCTGAAACAGATGGAAGTGCTAAATACAAATTCTCGATTCCTCCACGACAACATTGTGGAGTACGCCAAACGCCTGTCTGCAACCCTGCCGGAGAAACTCTCTGTTTGTTATTTTACAAATTCGGG ATCTGAAGCCAATGACTTAGCCTTACGCCTGGCTCGGCAGTTCAGGGGCCACCAAGATGTGATCACTCTTGATCA tgcttACCATGGCCACCTATCATCTTTAATTGAGATCAGTCCATATAAATTTAGAAAGGGCAAAGATGTCAGGAAAGAATTTGTGCATGTG GCACCAACTCCAGATACTTACAGAGGAAAATACAGAGAAGATCATGCAGACCCAGCTAGCGCTTATGCAGATGAAGTAAAGAAAATTATTGTAGAAGCTCATAAGAATGGAAGGAAG ATTGCTGCCTTTATTGCTGAATCCATGCAGAGTTGTGGCGGACAAATAATTCCTCCAGCAGGCTACTTCCAGAAAGTGGCAGA ATATGTACACGAAGCAGGGGGTGTGTTCATAGCTGATGAAGTTCAAGTAGGCTTTGGACGAGTTGGGAAACATTTCTGGAGCTTCCAAATGCATGGCGAAGACTTTGTCCCAGACATTGTCACAATGGGAAAACCAATGGGTAATGGCCACCCAGTGGCATGTGTAGTAACAACCAAAGAAATTGCAGAAGCCTTCAGCAGCTCTGGGATGGAGTACTTCAATACG tatggAGGAAATCCAGTATCTTCTGCTGTCGCATTGGCTGTCCTGGATGTAATTGAAAGGGAAGACCTTCAAGGAAATGCCACAAGAGTAGGGAGTTATCTTACTGAGTTACTGAATAAACAGAAGGCTAAGCACACTTTGATAGGAGATATCAG GGGTTTTGGCCTTTTTATCGGAATTGACCTAGTGAAGGACCATCAGGGAAGGACCCCCGCCACAGCTGAAGCTCAGCACGTTATCTACAA GATGAAAGAAAAGCGAGTGCTCCTCAGTGCTGATGGACCTCATAGAAACgtgcttaaaataaaaccacctaTGTGCTTCACTGAAGAAGATGCAAAGTTTTTGGTGGACCAACTCGATGAGATTCTAACAG CTTTAGAAGAAGGCATTGGAGCCAAAACTGACAGTGTGATGATCTCTGAGAATACACCATGTAGAACAAAG ATGCCTAAGGAAGCACATTTGGAATTGCTCGGTAAGGGTGCTCCGGACCAGAAAGAAAACCCCAGCCACAAGAGAAATGGGTTGTGCATGGATAAACATTCACTGCTCAGTAAGAGGCTCAAGACATGA
- the ETNPPL gene encoding ethanolamine-phosphate phospho-lyase isoform X2 yields MFDEKGEQYLDCINNVAHVGHCHPEVVKAALKQMEVLNTNSRFLHDNIVEYAKRLSATLPEKLSVCYFTNSGSEANDLALRLARQFRGHQDVITLDHAYHGHLSSLIEISPYKFRKGKDVRKEFVHVAPTPDTYRGKYREDHADPASAYADEVKKIIVEAHKNGRKIAAFIAESMQSCGGQIIPPAGYFQKVAEYVHEAGGVFIADEVQVGFGRVGKHFWSFQMHGEDFVPDIVTMGKPMGNGHPVACVVTTKEIAEAFSSSGMEYFNTYGGNPVSSAVALAVLDVIEREDLQGNATRVGSYLTELLNKQKAKHTLIGDIRGFGLFIGIDLVKDHQGRTPATAEAQHVIYKMKEKRVLLSADGPHRNVLKIKPPMCFTEEDAKFLVDQLDEILTALEEGIGAKTDSVMISENTPCRTKMPKEAHLELLGKGAPDQKENPSHKRNGLCMDKHSLLSKRLKT; encoded by the exons ATGTTTGACGAGAAAGGTGAACAGTACTTGGACTGCATCAACAACGTTGCCCATG TGGGACACTGTCACCCAGAAGTGGTCAAAGCTGCCCTGAAACAGATGGAAGTGCTAAATACAAATTCTCGATTCCTCCACGACAACATTGTGGAGTACGCCAAACGCCTGTCTGCAACCCTGCCGGAGAAACTCTCTGTTTGTTATTTTACAAATTCGGG ATCTGAAGCCAATGACTTAGCCTTACGCCTGGCTCGGCAGTTCAGGGGCCACCAAGATGTGATCACTCTTGATCA tgcttACCATGGCCACCTATCATCTTTAATTGAGATCAGTCCATATAAATTTAGAAAGGGCAAAGATGTCAGGAAAGAATTTGTGCATGTG GCACCAACTCCAGATACTTACAGAGGAAAATACAGAGAAGATCATGCAGACCCAGCTAGCGCTTATGCAGATGAAGTAAAGAAAATTATTGTAGAAGCTCATAAGAATGGAAGGAAG ATTGCTGCCTTTATTGCTGAATCCATGCAGAGTTGTGGCGGACAAATAATTCCTCCAGCAGGCTACTTCCAGAAAGTGGCAGA ATATGTACACGAAGCAGGGGGTGTGTTCATAGCTGATGAAGTTCAAGTAGGCTTTGGACGAGTTGGGAAACATTTCTGGAGCTTCCAAATGCATGGCGAAGACTTTGTCCCAGACATTGTCACAATGGGAAAACCAATGGGTAATGGCCACCCAGTGGCATGTGTAGTAACAACCAAAGAAATTGCAGAAGCCTTCAGCAGCTCTGGGATGGAGTACTTCAATACG tatggAGGAAATCCAGTATCTTCTGCTGTCGCATTGGCTGTCCTGGATGTAATTGAAAGGGAAGACCTTCAAGGAAATGCCACAAGAGTAGGGAGTTATCTTACTGAGTTACTGAATAAACAGAAGGCTAAGCACACTTTGATAGGAGATATCAG GGGTTTTGGCCTTTTTATCGGAATTGACCTAGTGAAGGACCATCAGGGAAGGACCCCCGCCACAGCTGAAGCTCAGCACGTTATCTACAA GATGAAAGAAAAGCGAGTGCTCCTCAGTGCTGATGGACCTCATAGAAACgtgcttaaaataaaaccacctaTGTGCTTCACTGAAGAAGATGCAAAGTTTTTGGTGGACCAACTCGATGAGATTCTAACAG CTTTAGAAGAAGGCATTGGAGCCAAAACTGACAGTGTGATGATCTCTGAGAATACACCATGTAGAACAAAG ATGCCTAAGGAAGCACATTTGGAATTGCTCGGTAAGGGTGCTCCGGACCAGAAAGAAAACCCCAGCCACAAGAGAAATGGGTTGTGCATGGATAAACATTCACTGCTCAGTAAGAGGCTCAAGACATGA